CATACCTCGTCCACCGAGGCTGCGTGGGGTACTGCGGCTGCCACATTGCAGCCCACCTCAGGAATGAGGGCGGCAAAACCAGCAGACGATTCCAGCATGGCAACCGCTTCCCTGACATCATTGAGCGCTTCGTACATCTGGGCGGTTCTCAGGGTATGCCTGCCGGGATTTACCGGGCCTACACCCCTGCCCACCGAACGGCTCTCAAGAATGGCCCTGGTCACGAACAGCTTGGCACCTGCCGCCGCATCCCTCAATGAATGTCCCGTCGCCAGGAAAACTGTCAGGGCCGCCGAGTAGGTGCATCCTGCCCCGTGTGTCCCGCCCCTGACCAGTTCCCCCTCTACCAGGGTAAAATCCAGCCCGTCATAGAGCAGGTCGGAACCATCAAGATGCCCGCCCGTGATGATCACAGCATTGGCCCCCGCATCTGCTATACGGCGGGCGGCTTCCTTCGCATCCTGCCAGTCATTGACCTTTATCCCTGCCAGCATGCCTGCTTCATGGATATTAGGCGTCACCACCTTTGACAGAGGGATGAGTTCCTCCTGCAAGGTTTTCACGGCATCACTTCGCAACAGGCTGCCTCCCGCTTCTGCCGACATGACCGGGTCAACAACCAGGGGTATCCTGTATTCCCGCACCATTTCTGCCACGGCCAGGATGATTTCAGAAGAGGAGAGCATACCGGTCTTGGCATAGGCAATATCCATATCCGATGCCACGGCCCTTATCTGGGATGCAATGGCCGATGGCGGCAGGTCATAGAAATCCAGCACTCCGGTGGTGTTCTGTGAAGTAATTGAAGTGAGCGCACATGTGCCGTGGGCTCCCAGTGCCGAAAAAGTCTTCAGGTCAGCCTGTATGCCTGCACCACCGCCGGAATCAGAGCCGGCGATGGTCATTACTACCGGGTACTCTCCCATACTATCACTTCAGGTCAAGCCATAATGGGTTAATGGTAACATTATTTACTCTACATTAGTAACATCAAGCAATACTTCATAATAATACCCGCTACCCAGGTCAACATCTGTCCTGACAATACCGGTGACCACGACATTGTCGCCGCCTGAAACTACAAAGGAATTCGGGCACCTGACTTTCAACTGCCCTGTGCCATCGTCCAACGTAAGGAACAATTCGCTAATGAGGGGAGTAGATTTCACAACAACCGCAGTCACTTTTACTTCCTGTCCTTTCAGAGATTCAGCATTTGAAATAATATCTGATATCTGTGTACTTCCTTCGACTGGTGTGACATTGATGTCATTTATAACAACATCATTGTTGCTGCTGCCATGAGGTGATTCAGAAGTGGTAGTGGATGAACCATCAGAAACAGAATCAGCCATAAGCAGGACTTCGAATGTCCTGCCCAGCGATGTGCTTGGGAAGTTTATCATCAGACTGCCCGAGGCAGTGACCTCAGTACCATTCTCAAGCGACGTTGAGTATCCTGCTACCCATATACTCTTGTTCTCATCGGTCAATTCCATGTATGTATACCCGCTGACATCCAGGGTCTGGTTAACCGTACCTGTAATTCGGATATTGTTATACGCAAAAGGATCGGACAACACTTCAGCGATGGAAACATCCTCTACGGTTTCAGGGGGTGTGAATGGCGAAATGGTATTACCGGTACTTGTTTTATTATCGGTGCAGCCCGAGATCAATAACCCCGCCAGAACGATACAGGTTATCAACGTGATGGATACTATTTTTTTCATGTCATGTCCTCAATATATTATTTTACATTCGAAAAGCCATACTTGCTTAGCTGATTAAAATTCACATTTATACATAAACGTTGTTATACTATTGAGCATTGTATGGGTCGAACATTCAGCCATATCATGGCATGGGAAGAAGAACACCGCCGAGGCATCTGGAAAGGACCCTATTCACTGGATTATTTCCACCAGTATGCTCCTTCTTCAGGTATTATACTGGATGCAGGTTGCGGAATTGGCAGATATACCATACCACTTGTCATGCAGGGATATACCATGGTCGGAATAGATATCTCGCGGGTCGCCCTGGGTGAACTGGATAAAGCGAAACGGCGCCGTCATCTTGAGATGGAACTGGTAGCAGCCGATACTTGCCATCTACCATTTCAGGATAATATTTTCAAGGGAATGGTTTGTTTTGGTGTTTTGCAGCATTTGCTTGAAACTGAGCAAAAAGCAGCACTGGATGAGTTCAACAGGATACTGGAACCAGGTGGCATACTTATTATGGAAGTGCTGGGCAGAGAGGATATGCGAATGGGCGGACGTGAAGTGGAACCTTTCACATACAGGCGGGATACGGGTTCAGTGTATCATTATTTTACTCTTTCCGAGTTGTCAGGGTTACTCGGAGATTTCGACGTGCTGGATATCAAAGAAAAAAAGACCATTAAGAACCTCGGTGGCTCGCAACGCCTGAGACATACAATATCCGCAGCTGCTAAGGTGACAGAAAGAGATAAATAATTTGCTCGATGATATTATTATTATTGAGTATTAGCTATATACCTAGTATGAATAAAAACGGATGGAATTGACAATGAAACGTATGATCCTGTTGGTGCTGGTGTTATTCAATGCCACATTACTTATTTCCCCTGGTCCTGCAAGTGCAGATTCGCCCAGGTATCTTCATATTACTGAAATCAGCATGCAACCACAGGGATCCAATGTTTCATTTACTGTCGAATATAGACTTGACTTCATTGCCCGGTTATATGTACTCTTCCTGGGCAGCGGAAACATTGAACCTGCCATGACCGACCTGTTCTACGATTTTGATGATATTAAGATAATCAGCATAAAAGAAAATCATGCCCGGGTAATGGCATACAATGTAGGATACCAGGATGAAGATATTGAAGGCGTTTTTTTCTATGATTCCCACAAACTTGGTTCCACGGTGGACACTTTTATCATGTTCCCTGGCAAGGAAAATCCCGAGATGTTATATAATGTCGCATCAACCCCCAACGTGTTTTTCAGACAGGATGAATAGACTGGCCTATCTCTTTCTCTTTTTCTTCAGATTTTTATTATCGAAGACCGAAGGCAGATGTACCATATAGGTACCATCTTCTTTCATTGCCATTATGATCTCCTTGCGTTCCAGCAGGGCATCAAGATTGAGTTCATAGGAACCGGGACCCATTATCCTTACTGATTCGATCCGGTCTTCTTCAGGTTCCTGCTCAACCTTTTCTTTTACTTCAACTCCGTGGTCAACCAGGAAGTCATCGATCTCTTTCAAGAACTTCTTTGCAGGTTCGCGCTCCACATCTTCTGCTACTGTATCGGACTGTGGCGTTTTGGGCTCTTCACGGACAAAGAGGAACTTGTTCCAGCCACACTTAGGGCAGCCGTTAAGTATCTCCACGGCTCCATCCGTGAAAATGTTCTCACACCTGGTACATTTATGGGGCATATTTCCACTCTGCTATGAAATTCTGTTTTTTTCATCACTGGGAAGATACCAGTGCGCTGATAAGGTCCCGGTCTTTTTTCAGGGTCTTTAACTGGTTTGCAGGGCCGATGACCGTTAATCTGGTCCTGAGGACAGGTTTTCTGAATAATTTATCTAATAGTTTCTGGTTCTTTTTACTGGGATAACTCTCTATCTCAATACCTGCAAACTCATCAGGTGCGATCTCTGTCATGGTCATTTCGATAAGTTTAGCTTCTTCTGAAGGGGTCAGTCCTCGCTCAAGCACCAGTATCTTACCTTCCTTGACCCCATCAAGGATCAGCCGTATCTTCTCCATGGGTGTCAGTCGAGACAGTTTGTCTTCAGAAATCAGGTCCATCTGTACGCCTATCATAATATCACCCGAAATGATTCGCAATCTCTTCATAAAGAGTATCTATGTTCTGTCCTTCCAGCGCTGATATGGGTACCATAGGATGCTGTGGGAATGCACTGCGTATCCTTGCCGGAGAAGATTCAGGCAGGTCTATCTTATTAGCCGCAATGAGGAGTGGCAGACTTCTGGCTTCCATATTGCCGATAACGGTCACATTCACCTGGGTGAACGGGTCTTCGGTGGCATCCATTACAAGGATGACCCCGTCAAGGTCTTCCAGCCATTTAACAGCTTCTATGATGCCTTCTGTTGCTTCTTTTGCCCGTCGCTTTGCCTCTTCTTCCTCCAATCCATGAGCCATGAACTCATGGAAATCTATCTTGGTGGCCAGTCCTGGTGTATCCACAATATCCAGGGTGACCTTTGAACCGTTCGATTCGATCGTCACACCTTCACGACGGCGCGCCCGCCTGGTCTCATGCGGTATTTCAGATACGGCACCCATAGCATCCCCGGTCCAGTCCCTGATGATCCTGTTTGCAAGTGTGGTCTTTCCGGCATTGGGCGGACCATAGATTCCAATCCTTGCCACTTTCTTTTTGAATATACCTTTGAATACAGAAGATAGATTCTTTTTAACTTTTTTTATTAATCCCATTCATGTTCCTCCTTATATATCCCCTCACGGGATTATTATTTTATCTAACATTTATCTTGATATAGTTGAATT
The window above is part of the ANME-2 cluster archaeon genome. Proteins encoded here:
- the thiD gene encoding bifunctional hydroxymethylpyrimidine kinase/phosphomethylpyrimidine kinase, with amino-acid sequence MGEYPVVMTIAGSDSGGGAGIQADLKTFSALGAHGTCALTSITSQNTTGVLDFYDLPPSAIASQIRAVASDMDIAYAKTGMLSSSEIILAVAEMVREYRIPLVVDPVMSAEAGGSLLRSDAVKTLQEELIPLSKVVTPNIHEAGMLAGIKVNDWQDAKEAARRIADAGANAVIITGGHLDGSDLLYDGLDFTLVEGELVRGGTHGAGCTYSAALTVFLATGHSLRDAAAGAKLFVTRAILESRSVGRGVGPVNPGRHTLRTAQMYEALNDVREAVAMLESSAGFAALIPEVGCNVAAAVPHAASVDEVCAVRGRIVRLHDRARAVGCPAFGASSHVARIVLAAMHHDAGLRAALNIRYSEDILGVIEDIGLAVTSFDRAHEPEGVSTMEWGTRIAIDSYRKLHNRVPDVVFDLGAVGKEPMVRLLAHRAVDAAGRVLEIARGLGEE
- a CDS encoding class I SAM-dependent methyltransferase, encoding MGRTFSHIMAWEEEHRRGIWKGPYSLDYFHQYAPSSGIILDAGCGIGRYTIPLVMQGYTMVGIDISRVALGELDKAKRRRHLEMELVAADTCHLPFQDNIFKGMVCFGVLQHLLETEQKAALDEFNRILEPGGILIMEVLGREDMRMGGREVEPFTYRRDTGSVYHYFTLSELSGLLGDFDVLDIKEKKTIKNLGGSQRLRHTISAAAKVTERDK
- a CDS encoding Zn-ribbon domain-containing protein; translation: MPHKCTRCENIFTDGAVEILNGCPKCGWNKFLFVREEPKTPQSDTVAEDVEREPAKKFLKEIDDFLVDHGVEVKEKVEQEPEEDRIESVRIMGPGSYELNLDALLERKEIIMAMKEDGTYMVHLPSVFDNKNLKKKRKR
- a CDS encoding DUF2073 domain-containing protein, whose protein sequence is MIGVQMDLISEDKLSRLTPMEKIRLILDGVKEGKILVLERGLTPSEEAKLIEMTMTEIAPDEFAGIEIESYPSKKNQKLLDKLFRKPVLRTRLTVIGPANQLKTLKKDRDLISALVSSQ
- a CDS encoding GTP-binding protein codes for the protein MGLIKKVKKNLSSVFKGIFKKKVARIGIYGPPNAGKTTLANRIIRDWTGDAMGAVSEIPHETRRARRREGVTIESNGSKVTLDIVDTPGLATKIDFHEFMAHGLEEEEAKRRAKEATEGIIEAVKWLEDLDGVILVMDATEDPFTQVNVTVIGNMEARSLPLLIAANKIDLPESSPARIRSAFPQHPMVPISALEGQNIDTLYEEIANHFG